The DNA region ctctccctctcctctggaAGTTTTGCatccttattttattctttcagtggtTACTCTAAAAACTTTAATATAGCACATAGTTTATCAAAATCTGAAGTTATTCAATATATCTACTTTCAATAATACAAAGGATATTAGGACACTCATTTCTATCACCTTTGTTTAtatgtaattcttttttcttacttcCACATCTGCCATCACTGTGTTTAAATGTACCCAAATATTTACTACTTCATTCATCCTTCTTTTCAAAATTACAACTTGGAGCTCTTTCCTCTGCCTATAGAATTTTCTTTAGTGAGGGTCTGCTTGgcagcaaactttttctttttttagctcaAATGTCTTTATAACACATCCTCATTCACAAAAAAGATATTTATGCTACATACATAATTCTAGACTGAGAGCTATTATCTCTTGGCCCAGTGTTGAAATGCTAATCTATTGTTTTCTGGATTGCTTTGTGGATACTGAGAATtcagctttctttttgttgttcctttgaaaatgtctttattctttcttaaagaTCTTGTTTGTCTTTCATGAGCCATAGTTTTACTATGATGTGTGTATGGATGAATTGTTTTCATTATcttgcttttaatttatttaggcttcttggatctgtgaacTTAAAAACCCTAGGATCCCtaatgaatatttcctcttttctaatctGTTAACTTTTTTGGACTTTGGGGTTTCACATTCACTTAGCTTTTGACCTCTGAGTATTCCTAATTAACTTGCTCACTCATCAtgccattttaaaagattttttgaaaaatatttcttgctCATATACTTTTGTCAGTGGGAGAATTGGTCAGAAAACCTAATCAACTCCATTATAAGAAATTTGTTCCctaatgtgatttttatttaaaatcaattttaatgaGAACATACAAATCCCAACTCTCTACTCCATTCCTACTTAATCTAATTCTAACCATGTATAGTATCAGCTCTTTGCCTAATGCCACTTAATtgctaagaaaattgaaatttcaaAAGCCTGCAATTAGAAGTCTGTTGATTAGagatttttctgttgctttttacCTTTTCCAGTATGTGAGATCTAAAAAGGAAAAGACCGGTGTTCTGTTAGAGCCAGAAGCCATCTCAGTATCTGAGCCATCATCTGACTGGTTACTGTAACAAGGAGATTGGGCTGGGGAGGCACTTGAGGTGGTACTGTGAGCATCAGAATCtgcaacagagagaaaaaaatttcaatttcattatATATCGATGTGACTAAACCTCAGCAAAAAACACTAAGAGTGctggtaaaaatagaaaaagaatttatttttttttctatgttctactggtatttgaaaatattttgccaaAGTATTTGTAAAAGAAAACGGGGACTTTCACGTCCAGGAAGATGAAGTAGATATAAGTTTCCCTGTTCTTGCTGCTAATGAGTACTAAAACCTCTGGATATTATATGTAAAACAACCTAAAAAGACACTGAAAGGTGGAGAGAAGACAGAATAGTAGGGACTTCAAGACGCTGACTTCTAAGACCAGGTGGCAGTAATGAGGTAGGTGATCCCCCCCACCTGCTCTTTCCCTTCTCAGATAAGGtttaaataagatccagagtCACCTAacaatatgaaaatgtccaggtttcaataaaaaATCCCTGAAACAAAGAAAACCTCTAactaaatgaaaaagacaaacagatCCTGACACCAAAATGACAGAGATGTTAAAATTAtctgacaaatatttttaaggcAGCATGACAAAAATGATTCATGAACAATTAATTACAAACATAcctgaagcaaataaaaatataaaaaagctagaaagaaataaaaagtctccGAAAGATAgaaggaaccaaatggaaattttagaaccgaagaaaataaatgaaattaagagttCTATGAATGGATCCAACAACAGAATGGAAGGGACAGAGGAAAGAAACTGGATgaacaataaaaagtaaacagagaaggtggtgcaacagtggctcagtggcagaattcttgcctgccatgccagagacctgggttcaattcccggagcctgcccatgccaaaaaaataaaaaaaggaagagcgCTGCCGAGACAGTGGAATTATAACAAAAAATCTTATATTCATTTCACTGGAGTCCtgcactgaaaggaaaagagtgaAGAGCTGATAAAGTACTCTATGAAATAATGGTTGACAACTTGCCAAATTTGGTAAAAGGTAGAAGCCTACATATTCAAGAAGCCAAGTAAAGCCCAAAGAGGACCAATTCAAAGAGATCGATGCCAAGACATACCATaattaaacttttgaaaattaaagttaGCAAAGAAAGTATCTTGAAAGCCAAAGAAAAATGGTACCTtaccaaaagacaaaaaaaaaaaaaaaaaagttcctgatTTAATATGAATTAAACACATTTCATTACATGCAAGGCTAAACatgattgaattttttttgccCTCGGaagattttatataaatttaaaagccataaaaataaatcttttagtTAAGAAGATATAATCACTGTGCTTTAAGGATATGCTCCTATTCTAGAGCCACATCAATAATACAAGAAATATGGGCTGAGTCTACCACACATCTTAACTATAGCTAAAGATTCCCTCTCCAAGGACAGGTGGATAGAGCAATCCTTCAATTTGGAGaccaatcaaatatttattaagtaactACTAGACATGAAATCCTGAATTCTATGTTGCATGAGAAGAAGCTGACAGAAAACTTGTTTGAATAAAACTCACAAATATTTTGTATAAACAAAAGTTAACAAAATAATGGCTACAGAATTGGATGGATACAGAGCTGGTTTTAAGTgatgaaagttttggtaatggatggtagtaatggcaaaacactgtaaatgtaattaacgtCACTTAAGTAGCAGCTTTTAAAAGAATGAGCTTAATGGAATGTTTAAAAGACTTCTTAAAATACTTACTGCAGCAGCAGTCAATTCTACACTAACTGGGTAAGAAAGCCCACTGTCCTAGAAAGTGGTTAACATCTTTGAACCATTTGAAATTGTAGTGCcttgaccttttaaaaaaaaaaaaatatataaacatggcAAAGACTTTGTCTATTATCCCAAAATAAGCATGGCACCATTTGTCTTGATTAGTAATATTTAGTCTAACTTGGTCCTATAAACCCCCCACTCCCCTGCCAACAAAAGTCCTGAAAACTCTAATACAGGACCACAACTGATTATCTATAATTCTGAAAACATAGAGTGGCCTAACCTGAACTATAATTAGGCAGCCAAATCTGACCAGCCTATTTAGTCTTTATTTATTCCACTTAATATGAATACACttaacatttttgcttttacAAATGTGTTCAATTCAACAATGCTGTCTGGGAGTGATAGGGATGTTATATAATGCACTTTATATGCACAGtatttacttttttgggggaTGGTTAGGCTCCAGGAATTAAAGCCGGATGGCTggtaaggtgtgtgtgtgtgtgtgtgtgtgtgtgttgaaaacCCAAAATCTAAATTCCAAAATACAGATGCATCATCACGTCtgtaaggtgtgtgtgtgtttgtgtgtgtgtgtgtgtgtgtatgttgaaaacccaaaaTCTAAATTCCAAAATACAGATGCATCATCACGTCTCCTCCGCATCCTCTTGCAGTGTATGGAACTGTTATTAATTTGAcatccttctctcctttccccacAGTACAAACCACCCCCCTTAAACCTGAAAGTCCTGAGGCTGGCATTACTCCAACATGTAAAGTTACTGTCCAGAAACCCTGAGCTTTGGTCTTAGATTGTCCACTGATTATTTATAAACTATTCTGTACATCTCCATGCTTCAATTTCCTTATGCATAAAAATCAAGTAAACAAACTAGAAAAAGGTGCACCTTCTACAACATTTAAGATGTCAAAAAAGACATCAATCACAGTGGTGTCAATACTATTTGAAGAAGTGGCTAACTAGTAAAATTACTTTTATGACACCAATATTCCAAAGTTGGAATACTGGATGAACTTCCAAAATTTCATAGAAGTAAATATCTCTACCACCCTAGACCCTCTCTTTTTATAAAGCAACAAATTATCTACACATACCATATACCACCCATACTACCATCccagccaaaacaaaacaattattaaGCACTGTTTCAATTTCAAACTTACTGTGACGTTTAAATTCTTTCTGCAGTTTACTAATCTGGTTGCTTTTTATCCTATTTCCAGACAgggttttcactttctttggtttCAATGTAGTCTTTAGACTGGGTCCTGCCCTTGCATCTACCACCTGGAAGAAAATACTGAATATttaataccattttaaaaatgacactTGTGTATCCCTTTGTGGTTTGTACCCATGTCTACCTGAGAGAGACAAACTTGAGAACCAGAGTTTTGTAGTGAAGAGTTTGAGTGTCCATGTGCACTTTAAAGAATAAATACTATTTAttatgtgaggtttttttttgaaGTGGTTAATAGGATGAGTCCGCTGGAACAACAATTTAAATAGATTTATATATGTGGTAACATTATTGGATGTGAGAATGAACCAATTAGGTTAAGGAAAATTAAGCCTAACTATAAAACTACCATTCTACAGGATGATGTGTTGCAGTTAATAAAAAGCTTTCAAATACCTTTGATTCTTTCCTTCACCACAAAACAATAAGGGGTCAATTTTTGTTACCCCAATTTTAGGgtgaaggaaaacaaagacagaCTATGTATTCTGTCTTATTTCAAACTAAACTAAGTCAGAGTGGGAGGGGAGGCGGACAACACACAAAACTGAGGTCTCTGGATCCATGTTGCTGTTCTTTTCACTACACACTCTCTCAGTCCTCAGGTACATGATGGGAATAGTACGTTCTCCCAGTCTAGCTGGGCCACTGGTCTAGCTCCATATAGTCCTATTtcttatgcattcattcatttactattTGTTGATTTCTACCCATATGTAAGAAGGTTGCTACCACCTTCAAAACTACAATTTGGATCTCCTCCAGATGAAGTATTAAAGAAAAACTCATTATATGTTCACAGACCCACAGAAATCTGAGATACAAAGTAAATTGTCCCCAAAGGACAGTGGAAGGCTATtgcagaaaaaaagtttaaaaaaaaaattcctgactatttaaaaacaaacactcTGTACAAACTGCACAGATCTTCTGAAAGCTGGCATACTAAGAATTAAGTAGGCTTAACAGTGttgctttatattttatgaagaatTCTAGTGACACGGAAAAGTGGAAAAGATCTTGCATGCCAGTAAGATCTCAATTAGCTTCAAATGTAGAGAATAACAATAGCTTCCATTTAATTGAGTGATTACtgtgtattatattttttatataccaACACTTTCCGTTCTCCTGACAGTCCTATGAGATAGCTATAATCTTTACATTTTACAATTGTAACTTGCCCCAAGTccacagctaataaatggtaAAGGCAAGATTTAAATCCAGGTCTGGCTCAAACACGTTATCCAAACATAAGAAAAAGGGCTCCAAGTCTCATTAACTAAGAATTGCTGGGTTAAATCTAAAAATATGAGAATGTGCACTGTGAATCTCTAAAAGGGGGATATCAAACAGAGCTAAAGGGAAATGCCAAACCAGGCCATTCTGCTGCCAAACAGGCCAAAACGTTAAGTGGTTACATCTCAGCAGCAGCTAGtgtttttctttactcttttcaGACTTTTCCTCCCTGGGGATATATTACTTCCTAAATCAGGGGAGAAATTACTACTTTAAATATAATAGAGGTGGTACAGCTGAAAAAAGATGATAAACTAACATGATTCCAGTTTTTTTTTGATCCTGCTGGCagcttcttccatcttttcacaaGCAAGACACAGGCATTGCAGATATCTCCTGAACGAGTCTCATGCAACCTGTTAAGAAAACAAACCTTTATTATTCTACCTTACCTTAAGGAATTcattcctttgaaaaaaaaaaaaaactattatcaATTTTTAGTCTATAAGTGTACTTTCTAATAGTCCTAGATGATCCCATTCTATAGTTTCTGAATTACGCTTCAGAAACATAATTTCTAGATCCAATGAACCAATCTTTGTACTGCAGTTTGGTCATTTTAAAACAgatgttttaaaaactaaacaataaAATTTAAGATCTTAAAAAGATCCTGATCACCAGGATTTTAAAAGTGTCCAATAAATCCTTCTTGAAATGTGTAGATACTTgagaaggaacaaaaaaaaatccttttgagTAAAATAATGCGCCATTAACATTCTAGTTtcacaacaaacaaaaatgagagaggtattaaaattttttaaaagagattacATCTGcataggaggaaaaaaatctataggaCAAGTCACCAAACTCTTAATTATGTATCTGAGGAACCTTCATTTAGTACCTTTTTTCCCATATTAtaaatacaaatggaaaaatacagatattatatattatgtatataactggaaataaagacattaaaaagaCATATAAAGACAAGATTGTCATAGACTCTTTCTGGCAACCTTCAAAATAACTACAAAGTCCATGATTAACAAAAAATGAGCAACAAATGTTTTGATAAGAAAGAGTGGTAAAATTAATTTCTAAGATGGGAAATGGGTCAACATTAAACATATCTACGTATTTGTTGGAAagtaaattccattttattaagCAGAAGTTTACTGTCAAAAGATATATGAGGAGTAAGATTATAAAATGAAAGTTAACAGACCCTGATAGGTTTTTCAGGGCAGTGCATTGTCTTGCTATGACCATCTATCTCTGCAGATTAGattaaaatacatttctattgttcagaaaaataaacaaaaagagaaaattactaCTATGAGAGAATAcgggttattttttaaaatccctttatACATAATGAAGTTAATTACAACACAAAGCGTTTGTGTTTAATTACAACTACAGGGGAATTCACAATCTGGCAGCTCCTCATAATCTGGGAAAAAGTAGGTTGTCAGTACTGTTTGATTCAATTTTAAACTCAGGGGCCTTAAACAGCTAGATTAAAATAAGTGATTTTAATCAAGATATCACATTGTTCCAATCACCTTGCTTGGAAATATTTCCATATACTGTGATGTTTTTCACTCTAAGAATGGCACATATAAATGCTTATTTACATCAAATGATCTTACCCAAAACAGCTCTGGAAGTCCTTTTCATAGCGTTTACTGTCAGTGAATCGAGAACTGGAGGATTTAGCCCTGCAAATACAGCAGCCCTCTATACTTCGGTACATCTTTGGCTTGTGAAAACCAAACATCTTTTCTTCTGTGCAATAGTCTGTAAAGCCAAGGGAATTGACACAGCTTTGTTGAGGGCTATAACAAGAAACCATTAAAGAGAGctgctccaccccacccccaagcaaCTTGGAATTACCAGACCATGTTGGAGAGGGGGGGCTCTAAGGAAGACCAGATCCATTCTTAACAGGCAGAAAAGCTGTTATTTAAGGAGACTTCTACCTCCTAACCTCCAGGCAAAACCTCAATCTGAAAATGGAGgagtttgtttttgtgttttgtttttttaatcaacttTTTAAGCAGAAAATGACTATCTTCCCAATCCTGAAAAAAAGTACACATTCAAGAATGCATCCTAAAATTTAGGGCacatccttctttcttttttttcaaactttgcaTTAATGCGATTCCATTCTGGGGAagttttgtttcaaattttaaaatactttattgttAAAAGATGCTaaccagggcaggccacagtggctcaccaggcagaattctctcctgccacgccagagacccgggtgcCTGCCCAcggaaaataaaaatgtcaaccAACATCTGCACCTCCAAGAAGTCGttatctttttgctggtggagggtcttgcctggATATTGATgtctgctgactgatcagggtggtggctgCTGAAGGTTGGGGTAGCGGaggtagtttttttaaaataagagggCAGTGGCGTTTACCATACAGactgactcttccttttaagaAATCTGGGGAAGTTTTGAGCATTTATCACAACAACCATGAGACTCAACACACCAGTAACTCAATCTGCATCAACCCACACTACTTTGCCCTATTAGAGGGGATTTCTTCGGTGATAAATGGGAAATTCTAAGCATGCAAACTTTGACCCTGAATTGAAAGTGCTTAAAAGGAAGATGTAAATTCACAAAAGTTCAGGGTTAGAATtcaagaaaaatcatgttttaaaaattaagaatgagCTTATGTTGCCCGATCACTGCTTTGTCATTCAGTTGTTTCAAGGTTTCTAGGGCTCTTTTCTGATGCTATATGCCTAAGGGAAAGTAATAGTGGGAGGCAGACATCCACAAAATGAAATTTGTGATTCCCATCCTCAAAAAGATCTCAAGGAAGAAATAGCTCTAGGGCTGTAGACAGCAAAAATGTAGATGGCAATAAATCTGCACCTTAGGAGAAGTAATCTGAACATCCAAACCAATTGCACCAAGGGACAACTTTACCAGAATACCTGAACTAAGAAGGTGATGAAAAGGCAACGAATACAGAAATTAACCCCAATGGACAAGTACAAAAGATCTGCAGGTGTATATAAAACTACAAATTATCACAAAATCATCATATAAAGCATCAAAAAAATTGTTACCAATCAGCTTTGTTCCTGTAGTTCTGAGAACAGAACTACAAAATAACTTCCTTTTAAAGTTGTcttataaacaaatttaaatgttTGAGTGAAACAAAAGCTTCAGTATTTGTCTCTGTATTATCTTTTGCTTGATCCCATTCCATTCCAATTCTGGTTAGTATTCCACTAAGGAAAGTGATTCAGAAATAACTATCCAATTAtccaggttttatttattttttttgtttgttttgttgtttaggAAGAGGAGTTCTGAAATACGGACAGGggttttataattcatttttaagaaaatattttagaagatttttattaacaaataattaaaacactGAAGCTTTCCTTTTAAACAAGAGCTACTGTGAATCAAGTgttcctcttcaatgtttttgcagatgagagaggaggGCAAAGGAGGGTATGGCATGGTACAGAAATCACTGATGCATTTTAGTAAGTCTAAACTAACAGAAAGTTAGTTACTTCAGTTTAAGAACTCTAAACActagaaaacaaaacattctaCGTTGAAGTTGGTATTTTAGTTAAATGAAATAGCTggggattgattttttttttgaggaaaaggTATAGTGAATCCTATTAAAAATGAGGCAGATTTTTTTCTCGATCTGAACAATAAACTCAAATAAACTTGAAAGGGAAATGGCCTTCTGAAGAAATGGTCATGGttgttttggaaaaaaacagTAAGTATCAAATGAATCAGGActatagaattttttaaagtgcTAAGAAAGTAAAGTAGAAGTTacataaagaaatgttttaatttttatattcctgTTCTAAggctaaaatgcaatataattCCTGTCCTAACACTATCCTGTGGTTCTCCTAAATTCCCCAAACACCTCATATTAGACTCAAGGTCAAAAGTCCACAGTTCCTCTTACAAGAGCTAGCTTCATCAATAGCTTTAGGAAACTTCAGCCTCCCTTCTAAGCAAGGACAAAGGAAATACAGCAGGAAAAGCCAGTTCATTCCATTAATACACAGACCAAATCCTATTACAACAAATAGATTCCTATCTCCACTCTCACAATCCtcttccttccccccaaaaacatGTCATCAAAACTACACAGCATTACGATCATCTCTAAGATATGAACTACCTTAGAGATAATTACCTTCATTGAGGCTGGATTTTTACCAGAAAGCCATAATTTGTACCAGTTTATCCAACCGGCAAGTTGTTAAGGAATGCAATGGTTATAACTAAATACCGAtgcttttctccttttaatcagcAGCTATTATGCATCaaatgttcatcttcaatgtaaCTTGTTTTGTTGGTGGGGACCTCAAAAAAACTTAGCCAACAGCTCCCCTGCAAGACACTCCCATCCTTCAGAATGAagagaaagttgcaaaaatacaCAGAACGCCAATATACCCCCTACCTAAAGACCAGTGTTCACACACAACTCTGCCTGTGACCTTGCTTTTATCCTGACAAAATTCTTCAGCCTGAACATCTAAAAGGGATCTAAATCTAAGGATAGCCTCTTCTAGGTGGTGCCCAGTGGTAAATGCACTGAGAGGTATACATACGTGCTCCTGATGCAACATACGAGTACAGCATGAACCTTTTAATGAATGTCTACTTAATAAACCTATTAAACCTTTCCCTAACTTATCCCCGCACTTGAGAGGCACCTGGGAATCTGGAGCGAATACACAGGAGTTTCATTTTGGGCTTTGTTTACAACAACTCAGTTAAGCAGTTGTTGGTGTTTAATCATTTTGTGCTTTGGGGAGTCCTGAGATTAACTGAAAGCATTTTCACAAAATCTACAGGCActcatgtaaaaaaacaaaactaaaaacccACCTAATCTCTGGAGGAAAACCAAGGACACAAAATGGCCTCCTAAGCTATGTAACTTTATATAATTGAGGGAGTGGTGCGTGGAAGTGGAACCACTGATTTTAAACTGgggatttctgttattttaagaagTATGATGGTTCTTcagaatgcttttttaaaatactttttcctaGTCCTACATTTGTATAATATTAATTGAGCCCCCCAAAACAATATACTGTTATTTGTTCAAGTGATGGTCAGCTGTTAAACTATTTGAACTTTTCCATCTATTCTCACAGTCCTCAGCTCACTCAGCAACTATATTTTTAATAGAAGGAAGCTATGCCATCTGCTTCCTAATTGGTGAATAGTTACAGATGAGGGCTGACCCCAAACAAtcttactcttaggcctaaggtTTGGGGAAAGCAGGAGATAATTAAGCTTTGAGATAAAGCCAAAAACTAGGAAGGGCTTTATATGATGATTATAAACTGTTATTTATCctctaaaattagatagtggtgatgtttGCACAACTCTATGAACATAGTAAAAACCAATGAATTGTATATagtttaagagtgaattttaCAGTATGTTAATTATCTCACTATGCCTGCTTAAAAAATACAGTGTTAGgaattctgttctttcttttgtaaCCTCAAATCAAGAATAGTCCCAGGCACATGGTAGACACTAAATACATTTgttgattaaaattttttaaagctgccATTTATACAGGACCttacattttgtaaaaaaaataactgacattTCTTTGGCTACTGTTAGCCAAGAACccctacatttttaaaataccgTACCAATTAAAGACAAATCAACCCCTATAGAATTAGAGACGTCTGATTTAACTGAATCTTCTAGACAGAAAGATTAAAGCTAACTGCTAAATCAGCAAAAGCAACCAGAGAAATAACTGcaactgtataaacaaaatatcGCTCATACACAGGCAAGAAAAAgcgaatttttaaaatgtaataattctAAATATCTGTTTTGGTTAACTTGTTGGGGGGGTTCTTCCACTTTAAAACTGTGAGTTTCATATAAATCTAGTGATCAACTAAATAAAAGCATGGGGAATACAACCGTAACAACTGATGAGACAAAGTAAAGGGGTGAAAccactgtataaagatataaagggTCCAATTCTAATCTAAGAAGATTATGAAGTCAAACAGCAAGGATCATGTCTAACTTTGCCAAAACAGATTTACTAAGTGCGAGATAACATAAATGGGAAAGATAGAGAATCTTCACAAAGAGGCAATAGAGAAAGGATgctatttaaaagttttatgataaACAAGTTTAAGTCTGAAAATGACCTTCTGTAAAGTTTAACAATACCAAATGCTTGTTGATTTTAAGCTCTAACCAGGAAACAGTATCAATATTCAAATGTAAATCTTAGCTGCCTAATATCCTTTTTAATAGGGAATTAGGAGAGTAAAAAGGCGAAGAACTTAATTGTGcagaatattttattgtattttaaatcttACCAAGGATAGTCATTTACATTTAGGAAAATGGAGAGGGTCCATCTGTTCCTTGAAGGACACCAATAGCTATTACAATGATAACTTTCCCAACTACACTTTCTAGATTCATTCTTCTGGGTAGtaaaggtttattttgtattCAAAAGCACCTTTAAGTGTccgcccatgtgaaaaaaacagaaaagaaaagcagcttTGAAAACTCAAAATGCTACTTGGGTGGACCAGATGGGTTTCAGAGAAGGATGTAAATAGTGGTAAAGCAACTTATAGTTAACTTCCCAACTTGTCCATGCAGTCACAGGAAGTGAAATTGTGATATGCACAAATTAGGACAGCAACCTCCCAATGTAAAATGTTGCTAGTTTTCAAT from Tamandua tetradactyla isolate mTamTet1 chromosome 7, mTamTet1.pri, whole genome shotgun sequence includes:
- the SINHCAF gene encoding SIN3-HDAC complex-associated factor isoform X1; the encoded protein is MQSLSDYCTEEKMFGFHKPKMYRSIEGCCICRAKSSSSRFTDSKRYEKDFQSCFGLHETRSGDICNACVLLVKRWKKLPAGSKKNWNHVVDARAGPSLKTTLKPKKVKTLSGNRIKSNQISKLQKEFKRHNSDAHSTTSSASPAQSPCYSNQSDDGSDTEMASGSNRTPVFSFLDLTYWKRQKICCGIIYKGRFGEVLIDTHLFKPCCSNKKTAAEKPEEQGPEPLPISTQEW
- the SINHCAF gene encoding SIN3-HDAC complex-associated factor isoform X2: MGDYCTEEKMFGFHKPKMYRSIEGCCICRAKSSSSRFTDSKRYEKDFQSCFGLHETRSGDICNACVLLVKRWKKLPAGSKKNWNHVVDARAGPSLKTTLKPKKVKTLSGNRIKSNQISKLQKEFKRHNSDAHSTTSSASPAQSPCYSNQSDDGSDTEMASGSNRTPVFSFLDLTYWKRQKICCGIIYKGRFGEVLIDTHLFKPCCSNKKTAAEKPEEQGPEPLPISTQEW
- the SINHCAF gene encoding SIN3-HDAC complex-associated factor isoform X3, translating into MFGFHKPKMYRSIEGCCICRAKSSSSRFTDSKRYEKDFQSCFGLHETRSGDICNACVLLVKRWKKLPAGSKKNWNHVVDARAGPSLKTTLKPKKVKTLSGNRIKSNQISKLQKEFKRHNSDAHSTTSSASPAQSPCYSNQSDDGSDTEMASGSNRTPVFSFLDLTYWKRQKICCGIIYKGRFGEVLIDTHLFKPCCSNKKTAAEKPEEQGPEPLPISTQEW